A portion of the Sandaracinobacteroides saxicola genome contains these proteins:
- the rpoH gene encoding RNA polymerase sigma factor RpoH: MATNLPATIPSLGAEASLNRYLSEIRKFPILQPQEEYMLAKRWQEHEDPKAAAKLVTSHLRLVAKIAMGYRGYGLPVSELIGEGNIGLMQGVKKFEPDRGFRLATYAMWWIKASIQEYILRSWSLVKMGTTAAQKKLFFNLRRMKGKLNALEDGDLRPEDRLKIATDLGVTEAEVDSMNRRMAMGGDTSLNASLREDGEGEWQDWLADEGPTQDVIVADAQESDIRHRLLADAMDALNEREKHILTQRRLVEEPQTLEDLSQEYGISRERVRQIEVRAFEKLQKRMRALATEQRLIEA, from the coding sequence ATGGCAACCAATCTTCCCGCCACCATCCCCTCGCTTGGCGCCGAGGCCAGCCTGAACCGCTATCTGAGCGAGATCCGGAAGTTTCCGATCCTGCAGCCGCAGGAGGAATATATGCTGGCGAAGCGCTGGCAGGAGCATGAGGACCCGAAGGCGGCGGCGAAGCTGGTGACGAGTCACCTGCGGCTGGTGGCGAAAATCGCCATGGGCTATCGCGGCTATGGCCTGCCGGTCAGCGAGCTGATCGGCGAGGGCAACATCGGCCTGATGCAGGGCGTGAAGAAGTTTGAGCCGGACCGGGGCTTCCGGCTGGCGACCTATGCCATGTGGTGGATCAAGGCGAGCATCCAGGAATATATCCTGCGCAGCTGGAGCCTGGTGAAGATGGGCACCACCGCGGCGCAGAAGAAGCTGTTCTTCAACCTGCGGCGGATGAAGGGCAAGCTGAACGCGCTGGAGGACGGCGACCTGCGGCCGGAGGACCGGTTGAAGATCGCAACCGACCTGGGCGTGACCGAGGCCGAGGTGGATTCGATGAACCGCCGCATGGCGATGGGCGGGGATACCAGCCTGAACGCCAGCCTGCGCGAGGATGGCGAGGGCGAGTGGCAGGATTGGCTGGCAGACGAGGGCCCGACACAGGACGTGATCGTGGCCGATGCGCAGGAGAGCGACATCCGCCACCGGCTGCTCGCCGATGCGATGGACGCATTGAACGAGCGGGAGAAGCACATCCTGACGCAGCGCCGGCTGGTGGAAGAGCCACAGACGCTGGAGGATCTGAGCCAGGAATATGGCATCAGCCGCGAGCGGGTGCGGCAGATCGAGGTGCGGGCGTTCGAGAAGTTGCAGAAGCGGATGCGCGCGCTGGCGACGGAGCAGCGGCTGATCGAGGCCTGA
- a CDS encoding PEPxxWA-CTERM sorting domain-containing protein: protein MRSLLAALAALALTSPAFAVSDATGDFLPTHAGINAADLDITSTDIINLDLGIVFTTFLAGDFGATPGASYVFGVDRGAGTAGLFSGTPPVGPGVTFDAVVVVRADGSVTVTAFNDSAPPTVTTLADAVFSEANGFATFVDTALLPSRGLAVADYRFNMWTRSGGGNTGIADLAKGEGTFGYTDITAGVPEPATWALFIAGFGLTGVALRRRPARAAGGVR from the coding sequence ATGCGTAGCCTTCTGGCAGCCCTCGCTGCCCTCGCCCTCACCAGCCCGGCGTTCGCGGTCAGCGACGCGACCGGCGACTTTCTCCCCACCCACGCCGGTATCAATGCCGCGGACCTCGACATCACCAGCACGGACATCATCAACCTCGACCTCGGGATCGTCTTCACCACCTTTCTGGCCGGCGATTTCGGCGCCACGCCCGGCGCGTCCTATGTCTTCGGTGTGGATCGCGGCGCCGGCACCGCCGGCCTGTTCTCCGGAACACCGCCGGTCGGACCCGGCGTGACCTTCGATGCCGTCGTCGTGGTGCGCGCCGACGGCAGCGTCACGGTGACCGCGTTCAACGACAGTGCGCCGCCCACGGTCACCACGCTTGCCGACGCCGTCTTCTCAGAGGCCAACGGCTTCGCAACCTTCGTCGACACCGCGCTGCTGCCCTCGCGCGGCCTCGCCGTCGCCGACTATCGCTTCAACATGTGGACCCGCAGCGGCGGCGGCAACACCGGCATCGCCGACCTCGCCAAGGGTGAAGGCACCTTTGGCTACACCGACATCACCGCCGGCGTCCCCGAACCCGCCACCTGGGCGCTGTTCATCGCCGGCTTCGGCCTCACCGGCGTCGCGCTCCGCCGCCGCCCGGCCCGTGCCGCGGGAGGTGTCCGATGA